One window of Gavia stellata isolate bGavSte3 chromosome Z, bGavSte3.hap2, whole genome shotgun sequence genomic DNA carries:
- the IDNK gene encoding probable gluconokinase: MVLVVVMGVSGSGKTTVGSRLAAKLGWKFYDADDYHSPENKKKMAEGIPLNDEDRIPWLCALHDILRREDLSRQDAILACSALKKMYRRVLVSGAPAIESNQPEQPGGNAALKILFVHLDGPIDIIAGRLEKRRGHFMPPELLKSQFDTLEPPSAPENFITVSLEKSLPEIVLEIERAIFQGEAFLE, translated from the exons ATGGTGCTGGTGGTAGTGATGGGCGTGAGCGGCTCGGGGAA GACCACGGTTGGGTCGCGGCTGGCAGCGAAG CTGGGATGGAAGTTCTACGATGCAGATGATTATCATTCTccagagaataaaaagaagatggCAGAAGGGATACCACTAAATGATGAG gacAGGATTCCCTGGCTTTGTGCATTGCATGATATACTAAGGAG aGAAGACTTATCTAGACAAGATGCAATTTTGGCCTGTTCTGCACTGAAGAAGATGTATAGGCGTGTATTGGTTAGTGGAGCACCTGCAATTGAAAGCAACCAGCCAGAACAACCAGGAGGAAATGCAGCACTGAAGATACTCTTTGTTCATTTGGATGGGCCCATAGACATCATTGCTGgccgtctggagaagaggagaggacaTTTTATGCCACCTGAACTTCTCAAGTCTCAGTTTGATACTCTGGAGCCTCCTAGTGCGCCAGAAAACTTCATTACTGTCAGTCTAGAAAAATCTCTCCCTGAAATAGTGCTGGAGATTGAGCGTGCCATTTTTCAGGGTGAGGCTTTTCTGGAGTAA
- the UBQLN1 gene encoding ubiquilin-1 isoform X2 — translation MSESAEGPAAGRSPPDSPSRGSAAAEPRIIKVTVKTPKEKEEFAVSETSSIRQFKEEISKRFKSHTDQLVLIFAGKILKDQDTLTQHGIHDGLTVHLVIKTQHRSQDHPAQQANTTGSTATTATSSTSTSTPASTNSNPFGLGGLGGLAGLSSLGLNTSNFSELQSQMQRQLMSNPEMMVQIMENPFVQSMLSNPDLMRQLIMANPQMQQLIQRNPEISHMLNNPDIMRQTLELARNPAMMQEMMRNQDRALSNLESIPGGYNALRRMYTDIQEPMLNAAQEQFGGNPFASLVSNASTGGDSQPSRTENRDPLPNPWAPQSSSQTSVTSTSTNGGSGGSSSAGNSTSGSTGQSSTVPNLGPGLGAGMFNTPGMQSLLQQITENPQLMQNMLSAPYMRSMMQSLSQNPDLAVQMMLNNPLFAGNPQLQEQMRQQLPTFLQQMQNPDTLSAMSNPRAMQALLQIQQGLQTLATEAPGLIPGFNPSLGGLGSTGAPTGSTVPSSVPSENTSPASGTAEPGHQQFVQQMLQALAGANAQLQNPEVRFQQQLEQLSAMGFLNREANLQALIATGGDINAAIERLLGSQPS, via the exons TTCAAGGAAGAAATCTCTAAGCGTTTCAAGTCCCACACTGATCAGCTTGTGTTGATATTTGctggaaaaattttaaaagatcaaGATACTTTGACTCAGCATGGAATTCACGATGGACTTACTGTTCACCTGGTTATCAAAACACAACACAG ATCACAAGACCACCCAGCTCAACAAGCAAACACCACTGGGAGTACTGCTACCACAGCAACATCAAGCACTAGTACCTCAACACCAGCTTCAACAAATAGTAACCCTTTTGGCTTGG GTGGCCTTGGAGGTTTGGCAGGTCTGAGTAGCCTGGGCTTAAATACATCAAACTTTTCAGAGTTGCAAAGTCAGATGCAACGGCAACTTATGTCCAACCCAGAAATGATGGTTCAGATAATGGAAAATCCATTTGTTCAGAGCATGCTTTCAAATCCTGACCTGATGAGGCAGTTAATTATGGCTAACCCTCAAATGCAGCAACTGATACAGAGAAATCCAGAAATCAGTCACATGCTGAATAATCCAGATATAATGAGACAG ACACTAGAACTTGCTAGAAACCCTGCAATGATGCAGGAAATGATGCGAAACCAAGACCGCGCCTTGAGCAACCTAGAAAGTATACCAGGTGGATACAATGCCTTGCGACGTATGTACACAGATATTCAGGAGCCAATGTTGAATGCAGCACAGGAACAG TTTGGAGGTAACCCATTTGCTTCCTTAGTAAGCAATGCATCAACAGGAGGGGACAGTCAGCCATCTCGTACAGAAAATAGAGATCCTCTACCAAATCCCTGGGCTCCTCAATCCAGCTCGCAGACTTCCGTGACAAGTACCAGCACCAATGGTGGGAGCGGTGGCAGTAGTAGTGCTGGAAATAGCACCTCTGGCAGTACAGGACAGAGCTCAACTGTACCAAATTTGGGACCTGGACTAGGAG ctggtaTGTTCAACACACCAGGAATGCAGAGCTTATTACAGCAGATAACAGAAAACCCACAACTTATGCAGAATATGTTGTCTGCGCCCTATATGAGAAGCATGATGCAGTCATTAAGCCAGAATCCTGATCTTGCAGTACAG ATGATGTTGAATAATCCTTTATTTGCTGGAAATCCTCAACTTCAGGAACAAATGAGACAACAACTTCCTACTTTCCTTCAGCAA ATGCAGAATCCTGACACGTTATCAGCTATGTCAAACCCTAGAGCAATGCAGGCTTTGCTACAGATTCAGCAGGGCTTGCAGACACTAGCAACAGAAGCACCGGGACTTATACCAGG ATTTAATCCTAGTTTAGGTGGATTGGGAAGCACTGGAGCTCCTACAGGGTCCACTGTACCTAGTTCAGTTCCCAGTGAAAATACAAGTCCAGCATCAGGAACTGCTGAACCTGGTCACCAGCAATTTGTCCAGCAAATGTTGCAGGCACTTGCTGGTGCAAATGCTCAG TTACAAAATCCAGAAGTTCGATTTCAGCAACAACTGGAGCAGCTGAGTGCAATGGGCTTTCTGAACCGTGAAGCAAACTTACAAGCGCTAATAGCAACAGGAGGAGACATCAATGCAGCTATTGAAAGGCTGCTTGGCTCTCAGCCTTCATAG
- the UBQLN1 gene encoding ubiquilin-1 isoform X1, with protein MSESAEGPAAGRSPPDSPSRGSAAAEPRIIKVTVKTPKEKEEFAVSETSSIRQFKEEISKRFKSHTDQLVLIFAGKILKDQDTLTQHGIHDGLTVHLVIKTQHRSQDHPAQQANTTGSTATTATSSTSTSTPASTNSNPFGLGGLGGLAGLSSLGLNTSNFSELQSQMQRQLMSNPEMMVQIMENPFVQSMLSNPDLMRQLIMANPQMQQLIQRNPEISHMLNNPDIMRQTLELARNPAMMQEMMRNQDRALSNLESIPGGYNALRRMYTDIQEPMLNAAQEQFGGNPFASLVSNASTGGDSQPSRTENRDPLPNPWAPQSSSQTSVTSTSTNGGSGGSSSAGNSTSGSTGQSSTVPNLGPGLGAGMFNTPGMQSLLQQITENPQLMQNMLSAPYMRSMMQSLSQNPDLAVQMMLNNPLFAGNPQLQEQMRQQLPTFLQQMQNPDTLSAMSNPRAMQALLQIQQGLQTLATEAPGLIPGFNPSLGGLGSTGAPTGSTVPSSVPSENTSPASGTAEPGHQQFVQQMLQALAGANAQQLQNPEVRFQQQLEQLSAMGFLNREANLQALIATGGDINAAIERLLGSQPS; from the exons TTCAAGGAAGAAATCTCTAAGCGTTTCAAGTCCCACACTGATCAGCTTGTGTTGATATTTGctggaaaaattttaaaagatcaaGATACTTTGACTCAGCATGGAATTCACGATGGACTTACTGTTCACCTGGTTATCAAAACACAACACAG ATCACAAGACCACCCAGCTCAACAAGCAAACACCACTGGGAGTACTGCTACCACAGCAACATCAAGCACTAGTACCTCAACACCAGCTTCAACAAATAGTAACCCTTTTGGCTTGG GTGGCCTTGGAGGTTTGGCAGGTCTGAGTAGCCTGGGCTTAAATACATCAAACTTTTCAGAGTTGCAAAGTCAGATGCAACGGCAACTTATGTCCAACCCAGAAATGATGGTTCAGATAATGGAAAATCCATTTGTTCAGAGCATGCTTTCAAATCCTGACCTGATGAGGCAGTTAATTATGGCTAACCCTCAAATGCAGCAACTGATACAGAGAAATCCAGAAATCAGTCACATGCTGAATAATCCAGATATAATGAGACAG ACACTAGAACTTGCTAGAAACCCTGCAATGATGCAGGAAATGATGCGAAACCAAGACCGCGCCTTGAGCAACCTAGAAAGTATACCAGGTGGATACAATGCCTTGCGACGTATGTACACAGATATTCAGGAGCCAATGTTGAATGCAGCACAGGAACAG TTTGGAGGTAACCCATTTGCTTCCTTAGTAAGCAATGCATCAACAGGAGGGGACAGTCAGCCATCTCGTACAGAAAATAGAGATCCTCTACCAAATCCCTGGGCTCCTCAATCCAGCTCGCAGACTTCCGTGACAAGTACCAGCACCAATGGTGGGAGCGGTGGCAGTAGTAGTGCTGGAAATAGCACCTCTGGCAGTACAGGACAGAGCTCAACTGTACCAAATTTGGGACCTGGACTAGGAG ctggtaTGTTCAACACACCAGGAATGCAGAGCTTATTACAGCAGATAACAGAAAACCCACAACTTATGCAGAATATGTTGTCTGCGCCCTATATGAGAAGCATGATGCAGTCATTAAGCCAGAATCCTGATCTTGCAGTACAG ATGATGTTGAATAATCCTTTATTTGCTGGAAATCCTCAACTTCAGGAACAAATGAGACAACAACTTCCTACTTTCCTTCAGCAA ATGCAGAATCCTGACACGTTATCAGCTATGTCAAACCCTAGAGCAATGCAGGCTTTGCTACAGATTCAGCAGGGCTTGCAGACACTAGCAACAGAAGCACCGGGACTTATACCAGG ATTTAATCCTAGTTTAGGTGGATTGGGAAGCACTGGAGCTCCTACAGGGTCCACTGTACCTAGTTCAGTTCCCAGTGAAAATACAAGTCCAGCATCAGGAACTGCTGAACCTGGTCACCAGCAATTTGTCCAGCAAATGTTGCAGGCACTTGCTGGTGCAAATGCTCAG CAGTTACAAAATCCAGAAGTTCGATTTCAGCAACAACTGGAGCAGCTGAGTGCAATGGGCTTTCTGAACCGTGAAGCAAACTTACAAGCGCTAATAGCAACAGGAGGAGACATCAATGCAGCTATTGAAAGGCTGCTTGGCTCTCAGCCTTCATAG